In the Cellulomonas sp. C5510 genome, GGGGTGACGCCGATCTACGGGACGTTCAAGGACGACTGGACCGTCGCACAGGGCTGGTTCGACTACGCGGTGGGCGGGCAGCTCGACGTGCTCGGGTTCTTCGAGGACCTCGCGGCGCAGGGCACCGACGTCGGCCCCGGCGCGCCGGCGTCGTTCTCGCAGGACTTCGCCCGCCCGCTGGAGCAGGTCTCCGAGCTGCTGCCGTACACGAACCCCGACGCCGCGAGCCGCGCCTACGGCGACGGCAACCTGGCCTTCGCCACCGGGGAGGCGGCGATGTACCTGCAGGGGCCGTGGGCGTTCAGCGAGATCGCGAAGACGGACCCGGACCTCGACCTCGGCACCTTCCCGCTGCCGATGACCGACGACCCGGACGACCTCAAGGTGCGCGTCAACATGGACCTCGCGGCCTGGATCCCCGTCGAGGCGCAGCACCCCGACGCCGCGCGCGACTTCCTGGAGTACCTGTTCCAGCCGGAGGTCGTCGAGGCGTACAACGCGTCCCAGCTCGGCTTCGCGCCGACCACGGACGCCGCGCCGGTCGACGACCCCCGCGTCGCCGGCATGGCCGAGTACTACGAGACGGGCCGGGTGTACCAGGGGCCGTCCGTGCTCATCCCCAAGACCATCCCGGTCAACAGCTACGCCCAGGCGATGATCCTCGGCCAGGACACCGCCGCCACGCTGCGCACGCTCGACGCGGACTGGGCGCGGCTCGCGTTCCGACAGCCCGCGC is a window encoding:
- a CDS encoding ABC transporter substrate-binding protein yields the protein MSEISRRERRAPRRRRALAAALVAVAGGTLALAGCAGDGREEVRFAFSKREAIGFMTELVDDYNASQDDVRIELDTSGVDVVSASFVRGNPPDIALSNYNMETSRFVQRGALSDLSDTEAAGRIREDLQPLMDQYGSYPGRVSALPYSVMAASVIYNKQLFAEHGVEVPQTWSELLEACATFQDAGVTPIYGTFKDDWTVAQGWFDYAVGGQLDVLGFFEDLAAQGTDVGPGAPASFSQDFARPLEQVSELLPYTNPDAASRAYGDGNLAFATGEAAMYLQGPWAFSEIAKTDPDLDLGTFPLPMTDDPDDLKVRVNMDLAAWIPVEAQHPDAARDFLEYLFQPEVVEAYNASQLGFAPTTDAAPVDDPRVAGMAEYYETGRVYQGPSVLIPKTIPVNSYAQAMILGQDTAATLRTLDADWARLAFRQPAPAAETKESSR